The Geothermobacter hydrogeniphilus genome includes a region encoding these proteins:
- the rpoN gene encoding RNA polymerase factor sigma-54, which translates to MALELRQQLKMSQQLVMTPQLQQAIKLLQLSRMELLDMVQQELEENPILEESGEQAEEKESAENEVEDVAETAADTEKSEAEPANENAEEMPEDPAGLKDEIDWQAYLEGYTQSGTTADIYESDDDRPSYENLLTRKSTLAEHLMWQLNLSRIVDWKRAIAAEIIGNLDADGYLQASLEEIAGACRVTAEQVEEVLLLVQQFDPPGIACRDLRESLLRQVEHLGMQGSLVERVLLDHIRELEARKYPVIAKALGVSLDEVLGAAKIISNLDPRPGSAYGEEDVHYITPDIFVYKISDEYVVVLNDEGLPNLRINSFYRNALSGSREVDAKAGEYIQEKMRGALWLIKSIHQRQRTIYRVTKSIVKFQREFFDKGIAYLKPLVLRDVAEDIEMHESTISRVTTNKYVQTPQGLFELKFFFNSGISTTGGDTIASESVKSKIQEIISGENPKKPYSDQKIVEILRESDIDIARRTVTKYREMLGIGSSTERKRLF; encoded by the coding sequence ATGGCCCTGGAATTACGTCAACAACTTAAGATGAGCCAGCAGCTGGTGATGACGCCCCAGCTGCAACAGGCAATCAAGCTGCTCCAGCTCTCCCGTATGGAGTTGCTGGATATGGTTCAGCAGGAGCTGGAAGAGAACCCGATTCTGGAAGAGAGTGGGGAACAGGCGGAGGAAAAGGAATCCGCGGAAAATGAAGTTGAAGATGTAGCGGAAACTGCCGCCGACACCGAAAAGTCTGAAGCGGAACCCGCCAACGAGAATGCCGAGGAAATGCCAGAAGATCCGGCAGGGCTCAAGGATGAGATTGACTGGCAAGCCTATCTCGAAGGTTACACCCAGTCGGGAACCACCGCCGATATCTACGAAAGTGACGACGATCGCCCTTCCTACGAGAACCTGCTGACGCGCAAGAGTACCCTTGCCGAACACCTGATGTGGCAGTTGAATCTGTCCCGTATCGTTGACTGGAAACGTGCCATCGCCGCCGAGATTATCGGCAACCTTGACGCTGACGGCTACCTGCAGGCTTCACTGGAAGAGATTGCCGGAGCCTGCCGGGTGACCGCCGAACAGGTCGAGGAGGTTCTGCTGCTGGTTCAGCAGTTTGACCCGCCGGGGATTGCCTGCAGAGATCTGCGGGAATCCCTGCTGCGCCAGGTTGAACATCTCGGCATGCAGGGTTCTCTGGTTGAGCGGGTGCTGCTCGATCACATCCGGGAACTCGAGGCCCGCAAGTATCCCGTCATTGCCAAGGCGCTTGGCGTCAGTCTCGATGAAGTCCTCGGTGCGGCGAAAATCATTTCCAACCTCGACCCCCGTCCCGGCAGCGCCTATGGCGAGGAAGATGTTCATTACATCACCCCGGACATCTTTGTCTACAAGATCAGTGATGAGTACGTGGTGGTGTTGAACGATGAAGGGCTTCCGAACTTGCGCATCAATTCGTTTTATCGCAACGCCCTTTCCGGCAGCAGGGAAGTCGATGCCAAGGCAGGTGAGTATATCCAGGAGAAAATGCGCGGCGCGCTCTGGCTGATCAAGAGTATCCATCAACGTCAGCGCACCATCTATCGGGTCACCAAGAGCATTGTCAAGTTTCAGCGCGAATTCTTCGACAAGGGCATTGCCTATCTCAAACCCCTTGTGCTGCGTGATGTTGCCGAAGACATCGAAATGCACGAATCGACGATCAGTCGGGTGACCACCAACAAGTATGTGCAGACGCCGCAGGGTCTTTTTGAGTTGAAGTTCTTTTTCAATAGCGGTATAAGCACAACCGGCGGGGACACCATCGCCTCCGAAAGTGTCAAGAGCAAGATTCAGGAAATTATTTCCGGAGAAAATCCGAAAAAACCCTATTCAGATCAGAAGATTGTCGAAATTCTGCGTGAATCCGATATCGATATCGCCCGGCGCACGGTGACCAAGTACCGTGAGATGCTCGGCATCGGATCGTCCACCGAACGTAAGCGACTCTTTTAG
- the lptB gene encoding LPS export ABC transporter ATP-binding protein — protein MRTLRAEGLCKSYQKRQVVRDVDLQVSSGQVIGLLGPNGAGKTTSFYMVVGLVRPDRGRVFLDDCELTGLPVYKRARAGISYLPQEASVFRKLTVEENLLAILETLDIGAVQRTERMEQLLEDLRLTHVAKSYGYALSGGERRRLEIARALVIEPVFILLDEPFAGIDPLAVIDIQGIIDGLKKNGIGVLISDHNVRETLDVCDRAYILNAGEILEFGTPEEIAGSSRAREIYLGEKFRL, from the coding sequence ATGCGGACGCTGCGCGCTGAAGGTCTCTGCAAGAGCTACCAGAAGCGCCAGGTGGTGCGGGATGTCGATCTGCAGGTCTCCTCGGGACAGGTGATCGGTCTGCTCGGCCCCAACGGCGCGGGCAAGACGACCTCCTTCTACATGGTTGTCGGGCTGGTGCGCCCCGACCGGGGGCGGGTCTTTCTGGATGACTGTGAACTGACCGGCCTGCCGGTCTACAAGCGTGCCCGGGCCGGTATCTCCTATCTGCCCCAGGAAGCGTCGGTCTTTCGCAAACTGACGGTTGAGGAGAATCTGCTGGCCATTCTTGAAACCCTTGACATCGGTGCCGTCCAGCGGACCGAACGGATGGAGCAGTTGCTGGAAGATCTGCGCCTGACGCATGTCGCCAAAAGTTATGGTTACGCGTTGTCGGGCGGGGAACGACGGCGCCTGGAAATTGCCCGCGCCCTGGTTATCGAGCCGGTTTTTATTCTTCTTGATGAACCTTTTGCCGGTATCGACCCCCTGGCGGTGATCGATATCCAGGGAATTATTGATGGTTTGAAAAAAAATGGCATCGGTGTGCTGATCTCTGATCACAATGTTCGTGAAACCCTCGATGTCTGCGATCGCGCCTATATTCTCAATGCCGGTGAAATTCTCGAATTCGGAACGCCGGAAGAAATTGCCGGCAGCAGCCGCGCCCGGGAAATCTATCTGGGTGAAAAGTTTCGTCTTTAG
- a CDS encoding KpsF/GutQ family sugar-phosphate isomerase — MIDIAKKVLQVEADAVLALQQRLDGQFSAAVEMILACRGRVVISGMGKSGLICQKIASTMASTGTPALFLHPAEGIHGDLGMIMKDDVIIAVSNSGETEEVLRILPVIRRMGVPLIAMTGNPQSTLAKAGDVSLDVSVAEEACPLGLAPTASTTATLAMGDALAVALLDRRGFKEEDFALFHPGGALGKRLLLRVEDLMHCGEEIPLVDEETLLRDGLFEITSKKLGITGVVDSQGGLLGVFTDGDLRRCMERGYDVLNSPIKDVMTASPKRILRNDLAAKALQRMEAHSITSLFVFADDQAAEPVGIVHLHDLLKAGVV, encoded by the coding sequence ATGATTGATATTGCAAAAAAGGTTCTGCAGGTTGAAGCCGATGCGGTCCTGGCGCTGCAGCAGCGACTGGACGGCCAGTTCAGTGCCGCGGTGGAGATGATCCTCGCCTGTCGCGGACGGGTGGTCATTTCGGGTATGGGCAAGTCGGGGCTGATCTGCCAGAAGATTGCCTCAACCATGGCTTCAACCGGCACCCCGGCGCTCTTTCTGCATCCCGCCGAAGGTATTCACGGTGATCTCGGCATGATCATGAAGGATGATGTCATCATCGCCGTGTCCAATTCCGGAGAAACCGAGGAGGTGCTGCGCATTCTGCCGGTTATCCGTCGTATGGGGGTGCCGTTGATCGCCATGACCGGCAATCCGCAAAGCACTCTCGCCAAGGCCGGGGATGTCAGCCTCGATGTGTCCGTCGCTGAAGAGGCCTGCCCGTTGGGTCTGGCTCCGACCGCCAGTACCACCGCCACCCTCGCCATGGGGGACGCCCTGGCGGTTGCCCTGCTGGACCGACGTGGTTTCAAAGAAGAGGATTTCGCTCTTTTTCATCCCGGTGGAGCGCTCGGCAAGAGGCTGCTGCTGAGGGTTGAGGATCTGATGCACTGCGGTGAGGAGATTCCCCTGGTTGACGAGGAGACCCTGCTGCGCGACGGGTTGTTCGAGATTACCAGCAAAAAACTCGGCATCACCGGTGTTGTCGATTCTCAGGGCGGCCTGCTCGGAGTCTTCACCGATGGTGACTTGCGGCGTTGCATGGAACGTGGTTACGACGTCCTCAATTCTCCGATCAAAGATGTGATGACGGCCAGTCCGAAGCGGATACTGCGCAACGACCTCGCGGCCAAGGCCCTGCAGCGTATGGAGGCCCACTCGATAACCTCCCTGTTTGTCTTTGCCGACGATCAGGCGGCGGAACCGGTCGGGATTGTCCACCTGCATGACCTGCTCAAGGCGGGGGTGGTCTGA
- the hpf gene encoding ribosome hibernation-promoting factor, HPF/YfiA family, translating into MQVATTFRHMEVSAPVRDYLQEKLSRVKKYIEEPIDAQAVLSVEKKIRHRAEVTLVAKGITIKGTETTNDMYAAIDAVVDKIERQLKRYKDRLKRHKPLSGRERQVQKTVLKAESVDEEGSSEPIIIHSHSFSVKPMSVEEAVMQMDLLHKDFLVFTNDRNEDINVVYRRKDGNYGLIEPQQGA; encoded by the coding sequence ATGCAAGTTGCCACAACTTTCAGACACATGGAAGTAAGTGCACCCGTTCGTGATTATCTGCAGGAAAAACTCTCCAGGGTCAAGAAGTACATCGAAGAACCGATCGATGCTCAGGCGGTTCTTTCGGTCGAAAAGAAGATCCGTCATCGAGCCGAGGTGACTCTGGTCGCCAAGGGAATTACCATCAAGGGCACCGAGACCACCAACGACATGTACGCGGCCATCGATGCCGTGGTCGACAAGATTGAACGTCAGCTGAAACGCTACAAGGATCGCCTGAAACGGCACAAGCCTTTGTCCGGGAGAGAGCGGCAGGTTCAGAAAACCGTTCTCAAGGCGGAGAGTGTTGATGAAGAGGGTTCCTCGGAACCGATCATTATTCACTCCCACAGTTTTTCGGTCAAGCCGATGTCGGTGGAAGAGGCGGTCATGCAGATGGATCTGCTGCACAAGGATTTTCTTGTTTTCACCAATGACCGAAACGAAGACATTAATGTGGTCTATCGCCGCAAAGACGGCAACTACGGCCTGATCGAACCTCAACAGGGAGCCTGA
- the rapZ gene encoding RNase adapter RapZ, with amino-acid sequence MSAKRVLVITGLSGSGKSCAARALEDVGFFVVDNLPLPLLPQCLGLATTFQPEGGELAVVVDVRNRDYLAEARSTFETLARTGFEIEIFFFEANNDVLTRRFSETRRRHPLASQDQVVHGIELERALLAEMKQLATHFIDSSWLTPHQLRNQVIRLASGDQSSQQLAVLLQSFGFRFGVPVESDLVFDVRFLPNPHYHPDLQPLTGTDQRVRSFSLENPVGRSFLQKLQDMLQFLLPQYRQEGKSYLTVSIGCTGGRHRSVAVVETLRGLLPGEGLHVDVLHRDATKR; translated from the coding sequence ATGAGCGCCAAACGGGTTCTTGTCATTACCGGGCTGTCGGGTTCCGGCAAGAGCTGCGCCGCCCGCGCCCTTGAAGATGTCGGGTTCTTTGTCGTCGACAACCTGCCATTGCCTTTACTGCCGCAGTGCCTCGGTCTGGCGACCACCTTCCAGCCCGAGGGGGGTGAGTTGGCGGTGGTTGTCGATGTGCGCAACCGCGACTACCTGGCCGAGGCCCGCAGTACTTTCGAAACCCTTGCCAGGACCGGTTTCGAAATCGAGATTTTCTTTTTCGAGGCCAATAATGACGTTCTGACACGTCGTTTTTCCGAAACCCGACGCCGGCATCCCCTGGCCAGTCAGGACCAGGTTGTTCATGGGATCGAACTGGAGCGGGCGCTTCTTGCGGAGATGAAGCAGCTGGCGACCCATTTTATTGATTCTTCCTGGCTGACACCTCACCAGTTGCGCAACCAGGTGATACGTCTGGCCAGTGGGGATCAGTCAAGTCAGCAGCTTGCGGTTCTGCTGCAATCCTTCGGTTTCCGTTTCGGGGTGCCGGTTGAGTCAGACCTGGTTTTTGATGTTCGGTTTCTTCCCAACCCGCATTACCATCCCGATCTGCAGCCGTTGACCGGTACGGATCAGAGAGTTCGAAGTTTTTCTCTTGAAAATCCGGTCGGCAGGTCTTTTCTGCAGAAACTTCAGGACATGCTGCAGTTTCTGCTGCCCCAATACCGTCAGGAAGGGAAGAGTTACCTGACGGTCTCAATTGGTTGTACCGGCGGCCGCCATCGCAGTGTCGCGGTGGTTGAAACCCTGCGCGGCCTCCTGCCCGGTGAAGGATTGCATGTCGATGTTCTCCATCGGGATGCGACCAAGA
- a CDS encoding KdsC family phosphatase: MENKLRTVRLLLLDVDGVLTDGRIILSDSGAETKAFNVRDGHGLKLLQRAGIQVGIITGRQSRVVSHRMRELGIDLIVQGARNKLEPYLRILSDLSLSPEQVAYIGDDIVDLPILTRVGFSATVADGCPEVRERVDFVSRYPGGGGGVREVCEILLKAQGHWERLMAPYLA; this comes from the coding sequence ATGGAGAACAAACTGCGAACCGTGAGGTTGCTGTTACTCGACGTTGATGGCGTTCTGACGGACGGCCGGATCATCCTCAGCGACTCGGGCGCGGAGACCAAGGCCTTCAATGTGCGTGACGGTCATGGATTGAAATTGCTGCAGCGGGCCGGTATTCAGGTCGGCATCATTACCGGGCGGCAGTCACGGGTGGTTTCCCATCGGATGCGGGAACTCGGCATCGATCTGATCGTCCAGGGGGCCCGGAACAAACTGGAGCCCTATCTGCGGATATTGTCGGATCTCTCCCTGTCTCCGGAGCAGGTTGCCTATATCGGTGATGATATTGTCGATCTGCCGATTCTCACGCGGGTCGGATTCTCCGCGACCGTTGCCGACGGTTGCCCCGAGGTCCGGGAACGGGTCGATTTCGTTTCCCGTTATCCCGGCGGCGGCGGCGGTGTGCGGGAGGTCTGCGAAATACTGCTCAAGGCCCAGGGACACTGGGAGCGGCTGATGGCCCCGTACCTGGCTTGA
- the lptA gene encoding lipopolysaccharide transport periplasmic protein LptA: MKTYLLLIFLCLFSGAVRAASVAPGDAPLEITSRQLEADDAAGTVTFIGDVEARQADLVIHAGRLTVYYRGEARQVERIEAEQDVRVIQGQRVATGQHALYQRSSGKLVLTGNPRINDGADQVSGDKITVYLNDKRSVVDSRGEGRVKATFHPRGKQSDADAAR, from the coding sequence ATGAAAACCTACCTGTTGCTGATCTTTCTCTGCCTCTTTTCCGGTGCGGTTCGGGCGGCTTCTGTTGCGCCCGGGGATGCCCCTTTGGAGATTACCTCCCGGCAGCTGGAAGCGGATGATGCCGCCGGGACCGTGACCTTTATCGGTGACGTCGAGGCCCGCCAGGCGGACCTGGTGATCCATGCCGGTCGCCTGACGGTGTACTACCGGGGCGAAGCACGCCAGGTTGAGCGGATTGAGGCTGAGCAGGATGTTCGGGTCATTCAGGGACAGCGGGTCGCCACCGGACAGCATGCGCTCTATCAACGCAGCAGCGGCAAACTGGTGTTGACCGGGAATCCGCGCATCAACGATGGTGCGGACCAGGTTTCCGGCGATAAGATCACCGTGTATCTGAACGATAAACGCAGTGTTGTTGACAGTCGCGGGGAGGGGCGGGTCAAGGCCACCTTTCATCCGCGGGGAAAGCAGAGTGATGCGGACGCTGCGCGCTGA
- the lptC gene encoding LPS export ABC transporter periplasmic protein LptC: MKQFFSARHLLVVAILVLSGMLVLVISRRYTRIEPVAVDVPAAGADLSLAKIDYTETRGGKAFWRLRADRASYDLETGRSRLHNVHLRFFGAGESGVLTLDARRGVWDEKAGELVVSGNVVARSERGYEFSTDRLHYRQAERLLWTDQPVRLSSGQFEVEATGMRLLVDQRRLKLLANVRSKWLIRPDDEEKG; this comes from the coding sequence ATGAAGCAATTTTTTTCCGCCCGACATTTGCTGGTTGTTGCCATCCTGGTGCTTTCCGGGATGCTGGTGCTGGTGATCTCCCGGCGCTACACGCGTATTGAACCGGTTGCGGTGGACGTGCCGGCGGCAGGTGCCGATCTCTCCCTGGCTAAAATCGACTACACCGAAACCCGGGGCGGGAAGGCCTTCTGGCGGTTGCGTGCCGACCGGGCCAGTTATGATCTTGAAACCGGGCGGAGTCGTTTGCATAATGTCCACCTCCGTTTTTTCGGCGCGGGTGAATCCGGTGTTCTGACCCTGGATGCCCGCCGGGGAGTGTGGGATGAAAAGGCCGGTGAACTCGTGGTTTCCGGTAACGTTGTGGCCCGCAGTGAGCGGGGGTATGAATTTTCCACCGATCGTCTCCACTATCGCCAGGCCGAACGACTGCTGTGGACCGATCAACCGGTGAGATTGAGTTCCGGGCAGTTTGAGGTTGAAGCGACCGGGATGCGATTGCTGGTTGATCAGCGTCGGCTGAAGCTCCTGGCCAACGTTCGCTCCAAATGGCTGATCAGGCCGGATGACGAGGAAAAGGGATGA
- the hprK gene encoding HPr(Ser) kinase/phosphatase, whose product MPGITIQDILSEKEAGLDLELLAGEKGLLRHVQVPRIQKPGLALAGYVTNLHPDRLQVLGSTELSYLNHLPVDLAEKNLAKLCNVDICCFIITKGQEPPSMLVREVEARGIPLLRTHHQSSTFISLITQFLEERLLPSTTIHGVLVDVLGVGVLLHGKSGIGKSEVALDLVLRGHRLVADDVVKVRMKLPAVLFGEGMDLLHYHMEIRGLGIINIKHLFGVAAIRERKKIDLAIELVSWEDGHEYDRLGLEEEKYKVLGLGIPLLKIPVRPGRNITSIVEVAARNQLLKEMGYNSAVEFQDRLEKRMAETAWLHSHTIIGDNLE is encoded by the coding sequence ATGCCCGGAATCACGATCCAGGATATTCTGAGTGAAAAGGAAGCCGGCCTTGACCTGGAATTGCTGGCCGGTGAAAAGGGCCTGTTGCGTCATGTTCAGGTTCCCCGAATCCAGAAACCCGGTCTCGCTCTTGCCGGGTACGTGACCAATCTTCATCCCGACCGTCTGCAGGTCCTCGGTTCAACGGAACTGAGCTATCTCAACCATCTTCCGGTTGATCTCGCCGAGAAGAACCTGGCCAAACTCTGTAACGTCGATATCTGTTGTTTCATCATCACCAAGGGGCAGGAGCCGCCGTCGATGCTGGTGCGGGAAGTCGAGGCTCGGGGTATTCCCCTGTTGCGGACTCATCACCAGAGTTCCACCTTCATTTCGCTGATCACCCAGTTCCTGGAAGAGCGTCTGCTGCCGTCAACAACGATCCATGGTGTCCTGGTCGATGTCCTCGGTGTCGGGGTGCTGCTGCACGGCAAAAGCGGTATCGGCAAGAGTGAAGTCGCTCTCGACCTGGTGCTGCGTGGCCATCGACTGGTGGCTGATGACGTTGTCAAGGTGAGGATGAAATTGCCGGCGGTTCTTTTCGGTGAGGGGATGGATCTACTTCACTATCATATGGAGATTCGCGGGCTCGGCATTATCAATATCAAGCACCTGTTCGGTGTTGCGGCCATCCGGGAAAGAAAGAAAATTGACCTGGCCATCGAGCTGGTTTCCTGGGAGGACGGACACGAATATGACCGTCTCGGGCTGGAGGAGGAAAAATACAAGGTTCTCGGGTTGGGGATCCCGCTGCTGAAGATCCCGGTTCGTCCGGGACGGAATATCACCAGCATTGTCGAAGTGGCGGCTCGGAACCAGTTGCTCAAGGAGATGGGATACAACAGCGCGGTGGAATTTCAGGACCGGCTGGAAAAACGCATGGCAGAAACCGCCTGGTTGCATTCCCACACCATTATCGGAGATAATCTCGAATGA
- a CDS encoding PTS sugar transporter subunit IIA codes for MKIIDLLDPAAISADLQASTKAEVLGELTDALMRVEPSLDRDEVVAILQEREQLGSTGIGDGVAIPHGKLRKLDKLLISFGRSRGGIDFDSMDGRPAQLFFLLVAPEESVGVHLKTLARISKLLKNPSVRQALLDAEDAESIYGIIARQEESL; via the coding sequence ATGAAGATTATTGATCTACTTGACCCCGCTGCGATCTCCGCCGACCTGCAAGCTTCCACCAAAGCGGAGGTCCTCGGAGAGTTGACCGATGCCCTGATGCGTGTTGAACCGTCTCTTGATCGCGATGAGGTGGTCGCGATCCTCCAGGAGCGGGAACAGCTCGGCAGCACCGGGATCGGCGATGGAGTTGCCATTCCCCATGGCAAGTTGAGAAAGCTGGACAAACTGTTGATTTCCTTCGGCCGCAGTCGCGGCGGAATCGATTTTGATTCGATGGACGGGCGTCCGGCCCAGCTTTTTTTCCTGCTGGTCGCGCCTGAAGAGTCGGTCGGCGTCCACCTGAAGACCCTGGCGCGCATTTCCAAGCTGCTGAAAAATCCCTCCGTCCGCCAGGCACTCCTTGATGCCGAGGATGCCGAAAGCATCTACGGAATTATCGCTCGTCAGGAGGAGTCCCTTTAG